TCAAACATTATTTTGCAGTACTGCACAAATATTAGCTCGAATCATTCAAGGACATTCAGATTTCAACATTCAAAAGCAAGACACTATTACACCAATCTTGGGTTAACCTAATGTAATTTCCCATTGGTAAAACGTTTGTTAGAAAGTTACTCTCTATTGTTGGAGTGTCCTTGAACACACCAGTGAGGAGAATAGAAAATGGTTCCTGCTCTCAGTTGCGTTACAATTTTACCttaaaaagaatataaaatcaATGACAATAAGGTAAAGGCAATGGATTTCTTTTGAAGGATTGTTAGCATTATCCTGATCAAAATTCAACAGCTTTTTGAAATCAGTTATTTAAATCCAAGATTCAGAGGTTGAAGTTGAAACACAGCcctaaaaaataacaataatcagCTAATCTGGTTGTAACGGGATTAGCAATGCTAATGCAATATGACACAAAATTAAAACACTATGAAGTGctacaaacataaaaatgacataaaaataaGAAGTAAGGCTCATAACTCACCACTTACAATGCTAAATCCCAAGTTGAGCAAATTTGAATGCAACATgttcataaaataaatgcaaaataaagaTTCTCTCACAGCAAGAGCTTATTTAACtattaacattgtttttttgttcattttttcttACCAAAAAAAGATGCAATCAATTTCACCTGTTATAGGAGACAATGATGCTGccaattttgtacatttttaaaaccataCACTCGTTAAGTGATGGATCATCAACTATTCCTGCTGAGCAAAGCAAATCAAACAATAACCAGAAACAACTACTCAATGTTTGGTAAGAACACTGAGTCACAAATCCTCTCCCTTACAGACACAAGCCACTCAACTGGTTTGTATTAATGCTACAACTACATTATAAGTAGTCTCATTTCCTCTTACTCTTTCCTCTCATTTACTTTTACCAATTGATATTGTAGTAGATACTGTTGGGATCAATGTCTGCTTTTGTGTTCACCGGAGTCTTGACTGTAGAATAAGTCACCTGCTCCTCTGTGGCCTGTACAACACAAAGCAGAGGTTTATTTATTAAGCAGAAGACTACGAACTGCAAACCTTTCTACTGTATGTTCGCAAATCAATCTTAAATGTATAGTATccataatatatactgtattattaCACCTATGTATGATTGTTGGACATCTCATTACAAAATCATGGGGATTAATATGCAACTCGTGCAACTCATCCTTGGGTTGAGTTTATGGACCCGGCTTTGAACTCAGTGTAATTGTAATGTTTAAATAGGAATTGACCCTTCCCTAAAATGTTACCACAAAGTTAAAATCATTACTAAAAATAttgtatatgtaatatatataataatatgttgAGCATTATCATTACAGGGGAAGTAATACACACATTTCCGGGTCTATATGTATACTATGGGGCTTTACTGGATTATCTTTGCataatttaaatttgaaaaacCCATTTATCTTATACCGGCCCTTTATatagcccctcagttcagcctctgtctgaaacaggccattttagcCCCTGTCCCGTTAAGGACCCGCCTCCCAATGAgaccactctgttctgattgccCGGCTTCATGAAGCTTCTGCCAGCTCCTGAGACTAAACAAACAGTggtagcaggatttcacttctttttcttattctgtGCTTAAAATGGAAAGTTTTCAAATACCTATGTACATGCTTGAGTGTGAATCCAAACCAAAAGATGCAAGTTTAAGTAGAGGTAACATTGCAAATGAAGCATTTCCAAGCAGGCTGAAGCCCTTGACATGCAGGGAGCATTCTTGCATATTCTCACTTCATGTTTTgcaactttgaccatgtttaacacagACATCTGACataataaaaagtatttcatgTCCCCTTCAAGGTTTTCCTTCAATGGAACTCAAAGGTCTAGCTCAAACTGTCACAAGCAGCACCAGATTAAAATAGATAAATTGGTAATATAGAATAAATCTAAGAGCGGCAACAATCGGCATTAATAGACGATGATACAGAAAGGTGTTGTAAGTCACTCACTTTTCTCTTGGCAGTTGTCTTTTGATTGGCATGGTTCACAATGACATAGGTCAGATTGCCGCCTGGCTCCTCCTGAGGTTGATGAGGATCCTGTAGTATATGAAGTATAATCAGAAAGTGCACTTACCTGCCTGTAATACTGTTTTTCAACCTTTCAAGGAAATGCCgtattttttcatttgcatCTAAAATCGCATACTAGGTACTTGAATTGAAGTATTATGCCTCGGTCACTATCCGTCATTGTCTGTTATGTGTTCAGTGATTGCATACTGTAATGTTTCAGAAATAGCATGCACTTCACGTACTACTGGTTTTATACTAAGGTTTCAAACATACTTAAAGAAATTTCACATACTATTTTAGTGTACTAGATAGAGATGCAGAATTTTAACTTTAAACTCACAATTCTgggaaaaaagtcagaatttaaagacatttttcaccTATGGCACTAATCCTCTTCCATCTAAATTGTACATAGACTCGACATTCATCCATTATGGAAATTAATGAGCATTAAATGGCATGCATGTTCACTCTGGTAGCCATCCAGGACTGTTATATATACTATAGTGGCTTTACATCGGGGGTTAACCACCAAGAAACTTTACtgtgctgcagagagagaatcCACATTAATTCAAATACTATAATTAAATTTTTACTGCATCCTGAAACACACCAGAGGATGTATGTGGATGGATATATGTGTCTGTCTATCATATTtaaagtacaaaataaaaatactcacAGGAGGATTGACTGTTTTCTCAAAAACTGGGGGAAAAAGGGATGGTAAAATTTCAAGATTAGTCTTCAAACATCATCATTCTTTAAAGTATACACGTTATTTACATTGTGGCCATGGAGAGTAAGAAACATGTTTCAAACCATCATTAATTCATAGCTTTGATTCATGCTAAGCTATTCATTCAttgactttatttatagagcacttttcctacacagtcctccttctgtgcaggaaaacctctttcactgttcatatggagaCCTGGCTGCTCTGTGaatgtgaacttatcctttaaatgaaccacagagagaacagagagcaAACAGACTATTTGATGTAGTCTTTGAAAGTACACAATAACCATTAACTTatcattgttttaaatgaattccTAATTATAATAGCCATGGTATAAGCACAATAATGCCCTCTGAGGTGTCTGGATATCTAGGTGAACTTGTCCCTTCTCTCTTTGGACAAGACACCCAACAAAAGTTTTTGATAGCCAACATTGTGGCAGTCTTACCAACCCAATTGCAATATTCAATAAATACTATGGATAATCATAATCACATAAAGTTAAACAAAAGATATCTGAAATAACAAGTGCTTTAACCAGTCACAGTCCAGTCAGGAAGCTACAAATGAAATACCATTCTCTGATATTTGAAAACAAATagttatatatgtaaatatgccAAACTATTGTAATATAGATTTTAGCTTGCATAGTCCATCCAGATTGTgtcatattgtattgtgttgtgtCACATCAGTTAGCTCATATTGTATATTAtgcatatcatattatatttgtataaatactgtacatgctcCTTTTTACTGACCCTCTGTtgttgtgtctctctttctgaaTTTGATGAAAACAGCAGTAATGATGACGACGAccactgccaccaccaccaccaccaccagcagcaccaccaccaccacagcttTCACGTCGTAAGGCGGATCTGAGGTCAGAGGATACAATAAGCCAATGATAGAAAATTTATTACAAAACACAAAGTCAAACATGTGACACCCCATCTTAAACTATAGAGTCTATTGACTTAATacagatatttatatatttacatattttttcccACCTTTTCAAAATCTTAGAGGCAAAGTTTATTTCATATCACTTATCCCACCTTTGAAAACAGGCGTGTAGTGATCCTCTATCTGGACATTGTTCATCTCATCAATCCGCTGGCAGGTGTATTTTCTGTTGGGACCACTCTGACGCGTCACAGTCAGAACAGAGGCACAGTCTTTCTGTGTGGTGACTTTGTATCCGACACCTTTACCACGCAGCACAGAGCTTGTCTCATCCACCCAACGGATGCTGTTTGATCGACACTCACTGAATGACAGCAGAGTACACCTTAATGTGATATTTCCATCTCCCTGCGGATCAGCATCTGGTGGAGATGGTGTGACTGAAAGACAAAAGTACAAACGGTTCATTTAGATCAACAAACTGCTTATTGtggctttcttttttgtttttaccaaACTAGTGTCAGTGTTTCTGGtttaacatgtattttttaaaagctgGGGAAATTTGGTCTCACTGGAATGAATTGAAGTGAAATGAAGTAAAACTGATCTGAACTGATGGTTTTCATAGCTGGATAGAGACTGACCTCTGGGCTCCTGTCATTTGAAACATTTGGCACCACATGccatttaaattaaacaaagtTCCACTCTTTAATCTGAGTGAGAAATGAGACTCACTTGTCAAAATATTTAGATTCACATTAATGTCCACTTTATTGGCCTGTCGACGGGTGTAGCGACCAGCATCCTCATCAGTGATGTTGTTGATGTGCAGAGAGCAGTTAGTGTCCAGTCTGAACCTGGCAGCTCGGACTGACTGTATCCTAACATTTGGACTGATAACGGCAATAGATGCCCGAGACCTATCTCTGTTGTAAAGCCAGGTGGTAACGGTGGAGCAAGCACTGTCAGAGGCTGATGCACCATCGCTGGGCAGAGTGACATCGTCTCCAGGTCTTTTGAAGAGAGTGATGCGTTGTCCACTGATGCCTGTTCAAAAGaaatcacacattttctaaGAAATTACTCATTACTTTTAAAACCATCTGTATTTTACATTTGCAACCACAAGGAGAGACTGTGACAACctacgccatctagtggtgatgtTTATATgagataattattttcatttatatcgCAGTGAGTTGtgggattttttaaatatatgaaactaTATTCTCCAGTGTTAAAACCAAAAGAGAGTAGAGAAATCTGCGGATCTGATGTACTTATGGGTGTGCTTTTATCATTCTGTGCATTAATTGTATTAACtgtatattacattataatatcAATATCTACATCACATGACATTTTAAAGTACAGATTGACAGCTTgtaaagtctgtcttaaacaacatccaggagcccaaatgaacatgtTCTTCACTGAAAccagtttttcttgctgtaatcattcatcctgttcatactggctattagaagatctcttcataatgcacttacaatggaagtgatgcaTGAAgttataactttatttatagagcacttttcctacacagtcctccttctgtgcaggaaaacctctttcactgttcatatggagaCCTGGCTGCTCTGTGaatgtgaacttatcctttaaaggaagcacagagagaacagagagcaAACAGACTATTTGATGTAGTCTTTGAAAGTACATATAAATCTATCTGACTTATAATTGCTGCAAATATTTCTATATAATAAAATGCCAAAAAGCTTATTAAAGGTGCAGCTTAAGCAGGCAAGTAGTTCCTAGTAATAGCAAATTAAACACTAACGTTTATTCATTAATGATGAAAATCTACATTTAAGTAATAAAGCGTTGCCTTACCTTCAAACTGAAGCACCAAAATGAGGATGAATGCCATCAGAGCCATTCTGTGTCCTTTCTCTGTCAGCAGACTGAAGTCGTGTGCCGTTTCTCCTCTGCTACAGACTTGTTTGTGATGGCACTGTTTCCTCTTTGTGGTTGAGTAAAAACCAGCCAACCTGTTGTAACTCTACCAGTGTAATGGGTTACAACACTACTGTGTGTGGGTTGTGcattcagagagcagagcacaGCACGCAACATCCACAAACGGCTTTTGGAAATacaaagaaaatcatttttaagaGCACGCACACTTTTGTTTCTCAGGTGAAAGCTTGTATCTCCAAATTTCAACATGGGTGTAAATCATCAAATCCGTTTTTctatggaaataaaatgcactttTATTCCTGTGAGGTGTGTTTGTCATGCACAGTGCAGAATAAAGGAGAAGTTGCAAAAgttgtgaaattaaatgaaaagaggaaacgCTTGTTTGGTGAGAAcacaaaaaagaataaaaagactaTCGTCTTATCAGCCATCTGTGGCTCCACTGAAATATCTTGACTTACTCATCATGATTTACACTCATTGATCTTATATTGGTCCCTTATGCAGCCTCTCAGATCATCCTCTGTCTGAAGAGGACAAgacgttttagctcctgtctctttaagagctCCCTCTCCAAGgagctctctctctgttctgattggccaacTCTCAGACGCTACGCCTCCACACATGAGAGCCGGCCACAGACGCTGTGTAAACCAAACATAAAACACaggatttcattatatttttttctcattctttacttgAAACATCAACTCCTCAACTAAATCAATGAAATCTGATCTGAGATCTGAAAGTGAGCGGTCAACCCAAACAACACAGGGAGAAATGTTTGGATCGACCTCAACGACAAAGGCTACGGAAGAGACGACATGTTGAAGTCCTGGCTTTGGACTTACAGGAAGCATTTCTACATATTACATTAATCTCGAAGTTTCAGCCACATTTTGAGTTTTCCAAGCacccacactgcaaaaaatgaaTAAGATGGCTTTTCTGTAAGGTTCTCTGCTTTTGATGCAGAACTGCAGGTGATGATGAAACTTCCTCTTGTGGTTGAGTTTCTGAGTAAATTTGTGAAACAGCATCAGCCATCACAAAGCCTGTTAAAATATCCAGATAATGAGTGAGATCATTCCTTTAGGTTTCTGTTCTGCAGTCTTCAAGCAACAAAACAGTTTAATTTGGGGTGTTTTTCAGTGAGCGAACGCCTACATAGTAAAACAGAAAAGTggtttctgcaaaaaaaaaaaaaaaagaaggaagaagtaacaagaggaagaagaaagaagacgtTAAGGGCTGAGTATCATTGGGAAATCAATTCTGTGTTATATATCATGGATATATACAACTATTTTCTTATTACATATTTTGGCACGTTGTTAATTCATAGTTGCAATTAGACTGTGTGATTGCTGTTTATTCTGGCACTGAAGAGGTTAATAATGTGACACCTCAGCAGTCTAAGTTAAACATATAAAGTGGACGAGCCCCCATTTCTTATGACCCGGCTCAAGTGGCCACAACAAAAGGGAGACACACCATGgctaacatttaacaaaataCGTTTATttaagccaaaaaaaagagagagaccaAATAAAAAGCTGTGCCAAATTAGAATAATTAAagtgtgaggtgtgtgtatCAGTGGTATCAGTGGTGTAAGGGCTGGATGATGGATGTGTTAATGTGAGTATCCATCAAACTGCCAGTCTGACAGATTCACACAGACTGCTGGAGCCTCATATGAGCTTCAGCTGCTCTTTTTCAGTCAGTTCAACAATTAAGAGTCTAATTTATTAATAATTCTTACAAATGAACAATAACATATCAACTCAATTATAATGAATGAACACTTAGCAACTCTGCTATTGTAACAAATTACCCTTTTCTGTAAAATACCCTAAATATTGACTATTAAATACCTGCAAATTACTCAGAACATTTTCAGGAAATTTGTGTTAATTTAAggaaactgtcaaataaagaggAAACCAATCTTTCACCTGATCTGATATCCTGATGTGGACTGAATGAGGTCCACCTGTTACTGAGACATGGAGCCATTAAACCCATTAGCATCATCttgtggaaggaagaaaaaaaccatCAAAGCATCCAGAGGACATGCTGCATTTTATTCACCAATGACAGAATCATATAatgtttatgatttatgattttatgatttaGTTTTTCATCAATATGTACATTTAATTTCTGTGTAAGTACAGCTGACTTAGACGTCTGAACTTTGATCAAATCCAAACTGGCCTTCAGGAAGAAACTCAGCTTCATGTAGcttctttaacccttgtgtcatccttccgggtcaaattgaccctatccgttttgactgtttcttccttccttccttccttctttcctccctcctttccttccttcttccttccctccttctctctttcttccatctctcctttccttccttcctctctccctccttccttccttctttcctccctcctttccttcctccttccttccctccttctctctttctttcctccctccctcctttccttcctccatccttccttcctcctttccttcctcctcctttccttccttcttccttccctccttctctctttcttccatctctcctttccttccttcctctctccctccttccttcctccctcccttccttctttcctccctcctttccttcctccctcctttccttccttccctccttctctctttctttcctccctccctccatcctccctccctcctttccttcctccatccttcctccctccctccgtcgtccctcctttccttccttcttccttccctccttcctccctcctttccttccttccttcttcctccctcccttccttccttgactcaaggacaacaggagggttaaaccatcataacacaaacactttttaaacttATACATGATTCATTTACATTGACAGCACTTCCAACAGtgtaaaacatatatttttaaaaagcctgtacagtatgtgaacttatttctatatttaagCAAAGCATTAATGTAAAGGAAGCACTCTTAGGAATGGTGTACACTTAGATATTGCTCAACATATGTTATTAAATGATGTGCTATTAAAGAGAACTTTCATTAACATACTAAATATTGTGTTAGCAAACTTATTTACACTTTAGGGAAACAAAAGCAACAATATCATCTCATTGGAGACTTTCTGTCAACACCTTAGGCCCAATATTAACTCTCATTTTAAGTCTGCTTTGGTCCTTACTTTCtcctgctaaatgctccactttcTTCACCAGTTAGTCAATAACTTTGTGTGCCAGTTGTAAAATAAAATTGGTTTATCAAAGCTTTActtctgaaaacagctgcctgctgctgctggaaacaaagTTCGTGGAAGCTCTAAGACTGAACCAGAAACTAAATTAATCTTTAAACTAAAGCTAtgagctgaaagagaaaaaaagctgctttaaattctttgttaataaatgattataaatgattgggtttttttcattaCAAGCGCAcattgtaaatataaaaatatccaaaaacCTCATTTTATCTCAAAGCTTTGATCACTCatgtaaaatgacattttacttgtttttgagttgatgtgaaggtTGTTGATCAGTGCTGTCCGGTAGCAGCAGAAGGTGCTTCCACATTTTCATATGCAACTTCATCGCCATCGTTGTGCATCTGGGAAATACAACACAGCATGTCAGATTCTGAAAATCTGTTTCAGTGGTAGAAAATgttagtagttttattttttaactcacatttttttcatcaggTGGTGTTTCGTTGcctggaaaataaataaatgagtattAGTTTGAAATTCTGAACTTCTGTTttcattatgttaaaaaaaaagaataaaatgatgtTCTGACCTCTTCTGTGTTTGAGCAGAAGAACAACAACAGTCAGAGGAATCAGGAAAAGTCCTGCAATACGCAGAATCAGCACGACGTAGTCGAGAGGAGACCAACCTGTGGTAGATTGTTCAGAAAATCATGTCAGAACAAAATAAACATCTTTGGAGAATATACCATTTATTATTTCTAATGTTGCTGTTGTGAAGATACATGTGACTTTTTCAAAATCTTAGAGGCAAAGTTTATTTCATATCACTTATCCCACCTTTGAAAATAGGTGTGTAGTGATCCTCTATCTGGACATTGTCCATTTCATCAATCCGCTGGCAGGTGTATTTTCTGTTGTGACCACTCTGACGCGTCACAGTCAGAACAGAGGTACAGTTTCTCTGTGCGGTGACTTTGTATCCGACACCTTCACCACGCAGCACAGAGCCTGTCTCATTCACCCAACGGATGCTGTTTGGTCGACACTTGAAGTTGAATGACAGCAGAGTACACCTTAATGCGATATTTCCATCTCCTTTTGGATCAGCATCTGGTGGAGATGGTGTGACTGAAAGACAAAAGTACAAACGGTtcatttagttaaaaaaaactgcttattgtggttttctttcatgtt
This genomic interval from Scomber japonicus isolate fScoJap1 chromosome 17, fScoJap1.pri, whole genome shotgun sequence contains the following:
- the LOC128377500 gene encoding uncharacterized protein LOC128377500, which translates into the protein MALMAFILILVLQFEGISGQRITLFKRPGDDVTLPSDGASASDSACSTVTTWLYNRDRSRASIAVISPNVRIQSVRAARFRLDTNCSLHINNITDEDAGRYTRRQANKVDINVNLNILTITPSPPDADPQGDGNITLRCTLLSFSECRSNSIRWVDETSSVLRGKGVGYKVTTQKDCASVLTVTRQSGPNRKYTCQRIDEMNNVQIEDHYTPVFKDPPYDVKAVVVVVLLVVVVVVAVVVVIITAVFIKFRKRDTTTEGQ